The following proteins are encoded in a genomic region of Vulpes vulpes isolate BD-2025 chromosome X, VulVul3, whole genome shotgun sequence:
- the ACOT9 gene encoding acyl-coenzyme A thioesterase 9, mitochondrial isoform X1: protein MGAAAGAACHPRRPRAPTPSSEAPPPGGRSARVRSWGAGLVPRLRSRSPALGSLDFPPPPRPARVARVSDRARSRLWSAMRRLALRLCALNRELLIPGRGLTQGSQNPEKQRVFHMHEACSPIHVNHGVCVRDKLREIVGVSTNWRDHMKAMEERKLLQSFLAKSQEGLPPRTMKDSYIEVLLPLGSQPELREKYLTVQNTIRFGRILEDLDSLGVLICYMHTRVHAAKMSPLSIVTALVDKIDMCKTSLSPEQDIKFSGHVSWVGKTSMEVKMQMFQLHGNEFCPVLDATFVMVARDSENKGPAFVNPLIPESPEEEELFRQGELNKGRRVTFSATSLLKMAPSAEERTTIHEMFLNTLDPKTVSFRSRILPPNAVWMENSKLKSLEVCHPQERNIFNRIFGGFLMRKAYELGWATACNFGGSRPFVVAVDDIMFQKPVEVGSLLFLSSQVCFTKDNYIQVRVHSEVASLESKEHMTTNVFHFTFMSEKEVPLVFPRTYGESMLYLDGKRHFNSMSVPVKLRKDCSEAP from the exons ATGGGAGCGGCTGCAGGCGCCGCGTGCCACCCCCGGCGGCCGCGAGCCCCCACCCCGAGCAGCGAGGCTCCGCCCCCGGGCGGCCGCTCTGCGAGGGTGCGGTCGTGGGGAGCAGGTCTGGTCCCGCGCTTGCGCTCGCGCTCTCCGGCTCTCGGTTCCCTCgacttccccccgcccccccggccggCTCGCGTGGCCCGGGTCTCGGATCGCGCGCGCTCGCGGCTGTGGAGCGCCATGAGGCGGCTGGCGCTGCG GCTTTGTGCCTTGAACAGGGAGCTGCTTATTCCTGGCAGAGGACTGACTCAAGGATCCCAGaatccagagaaacagagagtcTTCCATATGCATGAAG CATGTTCACCTATACATGTGAATCACGGTGTGTGTG ttcgtGATAAGTTGCGGGAGATAGTAGGAGTATCCACAAACTGGAG AGACCATATGAAAGcaatggaggaaagaaaattacttcAGAGTTTTTTGGCTAAGTCGCAGGAAGGACTACCACCCAGGACAATGAAAGACAGTTATATTGAGGTTCTCTTGCCTTTGGGTAGTCAGCCTGAATTACGAGAGAAGTATTTGACTGTTCAAAACACCATAAG aTTTGGCAGGATTCTTGAGGACCTTGACAGCTTAGGAG TTCTTATTTGCTACATGCACACCAGAGTTCATGCAGCTAAGATGTCTCCTTTGTCAATAGTTACAGCCCTGGTGGACAAGATTG ATATGTGTAAGACGAGCTTAAGCCCAGAACAGGACATTAAGTTCAGTGGCCATGTTAGCTGGGTTGGGAAGACATCCATGGAAGTGAAGATGCAAATGTTTCAG TTACATGGCAATGAATTTTGTCCTGTTTTGGATGCAACATTTGTAATGGTGGCTCGTGATTCTGAAAATAAAGG gcCGGCATTTGTAAATCCACTCATCCCTGAAAGCCCAGAGGAAGAAGAGCTCTTTAGACAAGGAGAAt TGAACAAGGGGAGAAGGGTGACCTTCAGTGCCACGTCATTACTGAAAATGGCTCCCAGTGCTGAGGAGAGGACTACCATACATGAGATGTTTCTAAACACGCTGGATCCGAA GACCGTAAGTTTTCGAAGTCGAATTTTGCCCCCTAATGCAGTGTGGATGGAGAATTCAAAACTGAAGAGCTTGGAAGTGTGCCACCCTCAG GAGCGCAACATTTTTAATCGTATCTTTGGTGGTTTCCTTATGAGGAAAGCATATGAACTTGGATGGGCTACTGCTTGTAACTTTGG TGGCTCCCGACCGTTTGTTGTAGCCGTGGATGATATCATGTTTCAGAAGCCTGTAGAGGTTGGATCATTGCTGTTCCTTTCTTCACAG GTTTGCTTTACTAAGGACAATTACATTCAAGTCAGAGTACATAGTGAAGTGGCCTCTCTTGAGAGTAAAGAGCATATGACCACCAATGTCTTTCATTTCACATTCATGTCGGAAAAAGAAGTGCCCTTGGTTTTCCCTAGAACATATGGAG aGTCCATGTTGTATTTAGATGGGAAGCGGCATTTCAATTCCATGAGCGTACCGGTTAAGCTGAGAAAGGACTGCTCTGAGGCGCCCTAG